The stretch of DNA TGTACTGACTGCAAGTGTTGTAGTGTCGTTGGATCATTGCCTGATGGCGTAGTCTCGTGAATTTTGCAGTGATTCATGAGCCGAGTGGCCCGACCCTGACTTCACAATATGAGCACTCCTCGATACCTACTACTGTGAAGAAGCTTTTCAATCTGAACTCAAACTTCTTGACTAAACGGGATGCGTGGGCTGGGACTTTCGACAAGTACTTTTACACGCGTGATACTTCACTTCGATTATTATCAAGAGAAGCTTCTTGGAGAGGCTAGATCTATTGTAGAAGGCCATAACAAGAAAATGAACCAATTAAAATGATGATTCTTGTATTGCTTCCACTCTTATTGATTCATATAGTTTAGTTTTCTGGCTACTGCAAATGTATGGTATTGAGCAAAACCATCATATTGAACTATCTGGTTTTCACGGAAACGAAGGAATGCAGCGTCCGTGCTTCAGCAGAGGCATTGCATTCTGACTCGGTTTTAGGTGTAACCATGTTATGGAAACCGGCCTGCGCTATCTACACGAGACCACCTGCTTAAAATCGAGTTTCCATCTGATTCTGATCTACATTGTATTGATCTTGCccaccattttttttatcatggtTTGGATTAAATCTTGAAACTTACACTTATCATTTTGCAGAGAAACTCCCAGAGGTGAAGATGGCACTGAGGCCAAGGGGGGCAAGGGAAGACGAGAGGCTGTCGGAGTTCCAAATCGAGCTGATTCAACTCCTATCCTGACATAGGAAAAGAAATGGACGTGGGAACGGCCAACAGGTACGTGGAGGATGCAGTCAAGAGGTTCTTGGAAGCCGGGAGAGCTGCCCTGAAGGCTGGCGCCAACGAGTCACCATGAGGCCCTCCTTAACCAGTAGAACTGTAGAACCACAGTCCTAAATGGGACATGAATCCTTCTGAGTATTTAAGTATTCCTCCTTTTACGTGTATAGATAGATATAGGAATATATGAAGTGGAATGGAGATGTTCATGTATCCTTGTTGTTGTGTATGTTAATTTAGGATGTACTCCTATGAGTTTATATTGTACTAGTATTTATGTACTCCCTAACTTAACAACTGGGCCAAATGTAGTGTGTGTGATTGCTTGTTATactatacttcatccgtcccttaagaatatgcactttttcctttttaattcgtcccataagaatatgcattttctaattttagaaagtctTCTCTCTAATgcggtgggactcattctccactaacaatactttatttactttttctctctacctctctcttcctttatcaattttacattaaaatccgggccgaccccaaagtgcatacatattctttgggaacggaggaagtagtatttATGTACTCCCTAACTTAACAACTCGGCCAATTGTAGTGTGTTTGAGTTGGCCAAGCGATAGAGAGGTTAATAATGCATGAGGCCAACTGTCTCAGGTTTGAATCATGCGTGGCGcgacctttaaatttatgttcatttaaccataaaaaataaaaaaaaattgggccatTGGTAGGTATTTTGTTAAGTTTCTAAAAATTATACTTGGAGAATGACTATTGTTATAGTTTCATACCACCGATAATATAGAAACTATGGTAGTAGAAAATCTTTTATTCGCAAATGTTGAAGTGAAGTATAACATTAACATGCATTTCAGACATgatcaattaatataaaaattacatgaaAAAACAGTTAAAAAAATGGGAAGCAAATAAAACGGCATCGCTTcatggtttttatttttaggtggGGGAGGGTGAGAACGACCGGCGGTCGGTTAAGAAACTGCCACGTAGTGCCCGCCATATCACATAATCAAATGCCAATAGTACCCTCGACTATATCACACCGAGTATTTTGAAACGATAAAAAAGAGACTTGTTATTTCGGTAGCATTTTGTTATATAAGCATCgcttatttaaaataaaatctcaATGATATTAATCCAGGGATATATGGGTAACTACAACACCAAAGCTCCAAAAGGCCTTTCGTCTCCAAAGTCGGTTAATTATACAGTAACAAATTCATTACCCTTTTATTTCTTCTTTAATTTTTCTGTAATTTCACTGCCGAGTTTTGGAAATGGCGCCGCAGACGAGGAGGGTCCCCTCGTTCCCCAAAATCGTGATTGAGAGAGACTCCGACACCGAAGAAagttcagaagaagaagaagattttgaTGATGAAGTCCAGAAACTCGCCGGAGAGGCGTCGGACGAAGAGCAAGCGGAGGAAAAGGATGAGGCGTCGACGTCGACGAAGAGGAAAAGAGAGCCTATCACTATCAGCCTCAAGAGAGTTTGCAAAGTAAATAGCTAttgctagtttttttttttttgcttcaaTTTCAGTAATTTTTCTACTAGCAGTGTGCTTTATATACGTCAGATTATGACGATTTTGAACGTATACAACGTGTGcctgtgtatttttttttatgggtAGTGAAATAATGACATATTGTTTGTTGTAATGTTGCTTAGGTGTGTAAGCAGTCAGGTCATGAAGCAGGGTTTCGTGGCGCCACCTACATTGACTGCCCTATGAAGCCATGTTTTCTTTGCAAACTGCCTGGTATTTCATgttggaattgtgttgttaTTTCATAGGATGTGTTGTTTTGAAATGTGTTGTTGGTATGTGAACTGGTTAGTTATCTTATATgagattgattgattgatgatcgcTTCTCCGCGGTGCCATGAGCTAAAATAGGGGCATTTTCCTCattgattttttaattgaaGGGCATACCACGATGACTTGCCCGCACAAAGTGGCTACTGAGTTTGGGGTTTTTCCTGCACCCTTGAAGAACTCTCATAATTCGTTGAAGTATCTTTTCGACCGCCAACTTAAGTGTCATGTGCCTAAGGTAATGTCTCTTGGCATGCTCTTCTGTTGTGTATTTGAGGTTCTGTCATTTGAAATTGTGCCCATATTTCTCCTTCCGCTTTATATGTAAGGACTTTTGTATGGATTCTTTGTTGATCATTCGTTTTTAGATGTTTTCTTATCAATATCTTGAGGTTGAAAGTCAGTTCTATTTTGGTTTGACTTTTGAGTATTGAGTGTACAAGGATGTTCATCATGAAGGTTTGTTTAACATGACAATTTTCGGCTTGAATGTTATGAAATATGGTTTAATGCTTTGCTCTTAACAGATGAAGCCAGCATTTGTGATTCCGAATAAAGTTGACTGTGCAGTAATTAGATATCACAGCAGACGTGTTACTTGTTTGGAGTTCCACCCAACAAAGAACAACATTCTTATTTCTGGGGACAAGGTTAGCCCTGCATTCTCTTAAGCGCATAGCTCTCAGTTTTGTGTTCATATAATGAATAACTGAGTACTATGGTTCTCCTTTTCTATGGTTATGGTATAGAAAGGACAGCTTGGAGTTTGGGATTATGAGAAAGTGCACGAGAAGATAGTATATGGAAACATACATAGCTGCATATTGAACAACATGAAGTGAGTTCTGCTGGTTTCATTTGATTTTCGTGATTGACTGATTACATTCGTGCATGAACTGTATCTTGACTCTGGAATCTGGATGTTTGGCTATCACATTCTACAGGTATAATCCATTAAATGATGGAACCGTCTATGGTGCCTCTTCAGATGGAACTGTCAGCAGCACTGATTTAGAAACTGGAATTTCATCATCATTGGTCGACCTCAATCCTGCTGGGTGGCAGGTATCTCCTCATCACCTGTTAAAACAAATACAAATGGTATCTAGTATCTGGAGTTAACCTCTTAATTTATCTTGTATATAACTTGTCATCTTACTCATGGTCTTACTAGTTCGCCTGCATTCATTTAATCCTAGATATTACCACATCTGTTGTCCGCATCTGTGCCATTTAAAATGGGTATGAAGACTGCTTACTAACGTCATATTCAACTTCTCTTCTATCTCGACTGAAGGCATTTTTGGTTGCTCTGGGGGCTTTTAAATATTAAACAGAGAAAAGTGCAGTCCAACAGCTAAAATGTTTAtatagaaatgtaaaaaaagtaactaaaaatgaCCATTCTTGTCTTGCTCTTAGCTGTATTCATTCATGAGGTTTAGTTCTTTGGTTAGTGGTTACTGCATTTTGTACATGACATGCATTTGGATCTAATTAAAGTAGTTGTTTCTGTTTTCCTTTAGGGGCGTAGCAGTTGGAAGATGCTCTATGGTCTGGATCTGAACTCTGAGAAAGGAATTTTGCTTGCTGCAGATAATTTTgggcttctttatatgtgagtatTTCCTGTTTTATTGAGCTCTTTGCACATGTGTTTCGTGAAATTGTAGGCTAAAAAAGAGGAGAAAAGATGTGCTAACCCACTGTCAATGTTACCTGCATCACTTGTAGTGCAACATTCTCACATAGTTTCATTCTTATGGTGAATATTTGAAAAAGATCCATTAATATGTTGATTGCCTTCAAGGAACACTGTACTTCATATGGTcgtaaaatatttttcttattttttagttacttgttatttgatgTGATTTAGCTTTATCTGCAAACTTCTCATTTTGATGTATGTCGCGTCATCCAGCTGTGGACAATTTCGTTATAATGCATGATAATGTGCAAGATTTCTTTGGCAAGTTGTGAATTGCTATGGCTTTACTCTTTCAAATGCATATGCAGGATTGATGCGCGCTCCAACAATGTGACAGGAAAGCCTATACTGATTCACAAGAAAAAAAGCAAAGTTACTGGTTTACACTGCCATCCTCTACAACCAGATCTCCTTCTAAGTTGTGGCAACGATCACTTCGTAAGCTTCTCCCGCATAGCTTTTGGTTATTTTATGCACTCTTGTGTTTCTGTGACAGACAAGTAGATTGTTTCTGTTCCTTGACGAGTGATGACTACATTTGTGGCCCTTCATTCAGTATCTTTTGTAGCATTATATCTAATATCTTCATGTGCACTCTTACATATTTTATATCCGTCTCAGGCTCGTATATGGGACATTCGAAGACTTGAAGATGGTTCTTCTATTTATAATCTTCAACACAACCGTGTTGTTAATTCAGCCTATTTTTCTCCACAAAGTGGTAGCAAAATACTGACTACGTCTCAGGACAACCGGATTCGTGTTTGGGATTCCATCTTCGGAGATTTGGACACTCCAAGCCGAGAGATTGTGCACAGTCAGGATTTCAATCGGCATTTGACTCCTTTTCGAGCTGAATGGGATCCAAAGGTAGCAAATACATTCCCTACAGCTTGATAGTCTAAGTACTCCATGACTGACTATCGTGTTGCCAAATTTATAGTCAAATACGAAAACTGTTCGTTTACACAGGATATATCAGAGTCCCTCGTTGTTGTTGGGCGTTACATAAGTGAAAACTATAATGGAGTAGCCTTACATCCCATAGATTTTATTGACATCACTAATGGTCAGTTAGTCGCGGAGGTGATAGATCCAAATATAATGACAATCACTCCTGTAAATAAGCTACATCCACGCGATGATGTCCTGGCATCTGGTAGTTCCAGGTTTGTATATCAGCTCATCTTTGCTACAGTTCTTTTCTGTCTAGTATCATTTGTTTTGTTTGGCTGATTACACTGCAATACGGTTCGGTTGAGCCAGGTCTATCTTCATATGGAAGCCCCAAGAAAACACTGAGCTAGAGCGTGGAGAGGATGTTAATCGGATCATTATATGCGGGAAGGCTGAAAAATCACGGAAAGGGAAGCTCGATGATGACAGTGGTGATGATGACATGTTTGACTCCAAGAAGAACTCGAAGACGAAGAAAATTCAGTTAAAATCTAAGGTACATGGTGGTAAGAGGAAATGCTGATTTTTGGGTAGGGATTTTGAAGAAGTGGCAATACAGACCTTTTCAACCTTCTACATGCACTGCTCTTGTGCTTttgatattttgtgtacaaAATAGGGTAACATAGAGATTAGAAGTGTCTAATGGATGGGGTGAGTGAGAAATCGGGCAGGTCCGAGGTGTAGATCAATGGTCCCATCTAGCTTGATATTTTGGCGCCTATGAAAACACGGTCCAAGCCTCACTAATACAACACTCCCAGAGTAGAGTGTATTATTTAGGTTTGTACTTGtatgttttacttttttttttcctagTGTGGAATGGTTGAAGTTGTAGGAATTTGTTACTTTATGCTCTACTTTTAATACAACACTCCCAGAGTAGAGTGTATTGAAATGAAGTTGAATACGGAGTATCTCATTTTGCAACATTCTGGTTCAGACAGTTCAGTTATCTATCAACATATCTGGTGTGTCGACCCCTGATCTCAGCTCACTTCACTTTACTTTACTTTACTTTATGCTTTGATAATATTTGATCAATTTTTAAGATTTTCCTCTCTATAATATTTGTTCTGTCGTGCTGAAAATCCATTTCTTTGCTTGCTTGCTCAAAATATGATTTTCCTGAGCTGAATCCACTGAATTCTTTCTGGTTAAAGAATCTCTTTCTAGTTGCTCTGGAACAATTAGGAGATTCTCTAGAAGAAATATGGGCTTCTGGCGGCAACATGCTTGGTCCCGCTTATGGGGTCAAATCACTACGTTCTAAGAAGAAATATTTTTTGAGGAATTTTTTATACAAATATTCAATTAGTTTGGACTTGTTTAGTGCGCTTCTTTTGATGAAATAAGGGCAAATGGTTTGATTCGACATTTCCTAATAGTAATCGATACGGTGTCATAAGTGCATGCTTTGCATTAGAGATGCCCACTGGTTCCGGAAACCAGTGGTTTTTggaccggaaaccggcggttttcggttTTGGTGCGGAACACGAGGCAGACGGTTTGTTgatcgaaccggcggttccgacggttttcgccaaaaccgccggttttccgaaattcatttttttttattttgaattcaaattcatccaTTATCCCCcctttcatgttttttttatttacgttccgacgacatttgtaaattatattacattgttgtatgttgtatacttgtatatgtattgtaaattgtaatgtatcgttgtccgttacaactcaaattcaataaaattaatatcattttcaccttattcttcttatttcaatttaaattatctgttgtcttgttccaatttattgcataagtccaaatttcaaattacatagaaaaaaaaaacgaaccgtgaaaccgccggttttcgaaccggatcCGTGTAAACCGTCTGAAaatcggcggttccgaaccggaaccggaaccgccgtttttcgaaccggaaccggaaccggaacagtgaaatagcctcacggtccggttccggttccgaattcctataaaccggaaccggcggttccggttccaaaccgccggttttggaaccgtgggcaacactactTTGCATGGCCTGATTATATATAACTCCATGTGTAGTTGGGTTATTATAGAAGTATTTTTTTGTCATAttataattgagttatttttttcagaaaatattatacttaatttctcttaatttatatttttcgcaCTTTATTTTCTATCGTCTCTCTATCTGtctttattattattgttcTTATATGATTTTCCcttcatttaattcattaaatatatttttcaaaactaACATTCTCTAAAGTAAAACAGAGGAAGTATAAAATCACTGGCGTAggtgaaataaaatattgaatgaTACTAATAttcctctgtcccataaaagtatatattatttcctttttaacgtgttctacaagaatatgcactttcacattttgaaaactcttttcttTCTATTGAAGTGATTTCTATTGAAGTGAGACTCATTTTCCCTTAACAATAGTTTAATTACTTTCCTTTCTATCTCTCTTGTTCATGCTTTTATATGTGGTTGATTGACATCTTAATTATTTGTATATACTTAGTTTGGGGAGCATTAAGGTCATATTGCCTCCTTAGTGTTAAGTTCCTACTTaatatcaaccattagattgATGGAATAGACGGGCTAGATTAAGAGGAGATATGtgatcccgtgttgcattattagttCAATTTTGTACATTATAAGGGTATAACTGTAAACAAACAGGGGATTCCACACGTTTCAAAACGGAAGGCGCGATAATTCAGCGGGATATTCATTGAAACAGATTGACCTTCCATCcaatcactctctctctctctctcacgaTACCTCTCTCATCCCTTAACCCACGATCAAAACcctttctctctcatttctAAACCCTAGCCGCTGCAAAATCGGAGAAACTTCACTTGAAAAGCGATTTCTGCCGGATTAACGCCATTCGTTCGACGTAGCAACGTTTTAATCGGTGGAAGATTTGCAATCGACAACAAGGTAGGGTTCCAAAGTTTCGATTTTCGGTAATAGAGCAGTCCCGGAGTCGATTTAGCCTTAAAAATACCATAAAGTCGACGATTCAGAGTTTTCTACTAAACGCGATCACTATTTTGGCAAACAT from Salvia splendens isolate huo1 unplaced genomic scaffold, SspV2 ctg1014, whole genome shotgun sequence encodes:
- the LOC121788334 gene encoding protein DAMAGED DNA-BINDING 2-like isoform X1, with the protein product MAPQTRRVPSFPKIVIERDSDTEESSEEEEDFDDEVQKLAGEASDEEQAEEKDEASTSTKRKREPITISLKRVCKVCKQSGHEAGFRGATYIDCPMKPCFLCKLPGHTTMTCPHKVATEFGVFPAPLKNSHNSLKYLFDRQLKCHVPKMKPAFVIPNKVDCAVIRYHSRRVTCLEFHPTKNNILISGDKKGQLGVWDYEKVHEKIVYGNIHSCILNNMKYNPLNDGTVYGASSDGTVSSTDLETGISSSLVDLNPAGWQGRSSWKMLYGLDLNSEKGILLAADNFGLLYMIDARSNNVTGKPILIHKKKSKVTGLHCHPLQPDLLLSCGNDHFARIWDIRRLEDGSSIYNLQHNRVVNSAYFSPQSGSKILTTSQDNRIRVWDSIFGDLDTPSREIVHSQDFNRHLTPFRAEWDPKDISESLVVVGRYISENYNGVALHPIDFIDITNGQLVAEVIDPNIMTITPVNKLHPRDDVLASGSSRSIFIWKPQENTELERGEDVNRIIICGKAEKSRKGKLDDDSGDDDMFDSKKNSKTKKIQLKSKVHGGKRKC
- the LOC121788334 gene encoding protein DAMAGED DNA-BINDING 2-like isoform X2, encoding MKPCFLCKLPGHTTMTCPHKVATEFGVFPAPLKNSHNSLKYLFDRQLKCHVPKMKPAFVIPNKVDCAVIRYHSRRVTCLEFHPTKNNILISGDKKGQLGVWDYEKVHEKIVYGNIHSCILNNMKYNPLNDGTVYGASSDGTVSSTDLETGISSSLVDLNPAGWQGRSSWKMLYGLDLNSEKGILLAADNFGLLYMIDARSNNVTGKPILIHKKKSKVTGLHCHPLQPDLLLSCGNDHFARIWDIRRLEDGSSIYNLQHNRVVNSAYFSPQSGSKILTTSQDNRIRVWDSIFGDLDTPSREIVHSQDFNRHLTPFRAEWDPKDISESLVVVGRYISENYNGVALHPIDFIDITNGQLVAEVIDPNIMTITPVNKLHPRDDVLASGSSRSIFIWKPQENTELERGEDVNRIIICGKAEKSRKGKLDDDSGDDDMFDSKKNSKTKKIQLKSKVHGGKRKC